A region of Candidatus Roizmanbacteria bacterium DNA encodes the following proteins:
- a CDS encoding helix-turn-helix transcriptional regulator, with translation MKFNRSISTEERRQEKQEFAIAFGHHLRKVRESKGISQEKLSIEAGYYHTYVNKIEAGKYSPSLHTVWRLAHTMKMTVSELLKGF, from the coding sequence ATGAAGTTTAACCGCTCCATCTCTACAGAAGAAAGACGACAAGAGAAGCAAGAATTTGCCATAGCTTTTGGACATCATCTACGCAAAGTTAGAGAAAGTAAAGGGATCAGTCAAGAAAAACTTTCAATAGAAGCTGGATACTATCATACTTACGTAAATAAAATTGAAGCAGGGAAATACTCTCCTTCTCTTCATACCGTATGGCGACTTGCACATACTATGAAAATGACTGTTTCTGAGTTATTAAAAGGCTTCTAA
- the smpB gene encoding SsrA-binding protein SmpB yields MKVTNRNFHREYEAVDTYEAGISLVGAEVKSIKQGNIKLENAFAKISENGEVYLTNAEIPIYRFAVPQGYEPTRRRKLLLHKKEIIKLQTKLQSGGRLTIIPIACYTKGRHIKISIALARAKGEIAKKKLERSEDIKREQEREMKEYIKK; encoded by the coding sequence ATGAAAGTCACCAACAGGAATTTCCATCGTGAGTATGAAGCAGTCGATACCTATGAAGCGGGAATCTCTCTTGTGGGTGCGGAAGTGAAATCCATAAAGCAGGGAAATATTAAGCTGGAAAACGCTTTTGCAAAGATTTCAGAAAACGGAGAAGTATATCTTACAAATGCCGAAATACCGATTTACCGGTTTGCAGTGCCTCAGGGTTATGAGCCTACCAGACGCCGTAAACTCCTCCTTCACAAGAAGGAAATTATTAAACTTCAGACGAAACTACAGTCCGGTGGCAGGTTGACTATTATACCTATAGCATGTTATACTAAAGGACGTCACATCAAGATTTCTATTGCTTTAGCACGAGCGAAAGGTGAAATAGCAAAGAAGAAACTTGAAAGAAGTGAAGATATAAAAAGAGAACAGGAACGGGAAATGAAAGAGTATATAAAAAAGTAG
- a CDS encoding SPFH/Band 7/PHB domain protein, with the protein MPFLVILFIFAVITLFASVKIVQQQERGIILRLGKYKSLADPGLNLVLPFIESMIKVDVREKVINVEPQKVITEDNVSVIVDAVIYYKIVDPVKAEFEVEDFGTAATTLAQTNLRNIVGDKTLDESLTARDHINTTLRVVLDEATNGWGVKVTRVEVQKIDPPPEITEAMSLQMKAEREKRAAILQAEGVRQSDILQAEGQKSADILEAEGAAQSKLLRAKAEAEAIKLVADAANTHFDEKAQIWQRLQVSGEVLKNNTKYVLPTGSEIVNVLNLEGKDDNFTPIRHPRAK; encoded by the coding sequence ATGCCGTTTTTAGTCATATTGTTTATTTTTGCCGTTATTACCCTCTTTGCCTCGGTCAAAATCGTCCAGCAGCAGGAACGCGGGATTATTCTTCGCCTTGGGAAATATAAATCACTGGCGGACCCGGGTTTGAATTTGGTTTTGCCGTTTATTGAATCGATGATCAAAGTAGATGTGCGTGAAAAGGTTATCAACGTTGAACCGCAAAAAGTCATTACGGAAGATAACGTTTCGGTAATTGTAGATGCTGTCATTTACTACAAAATCGTCGACCCAGTGAAGGCTGAGTTTGAAGTCGAGGACTTCGGGACAGCCGCGACAACACTTGCTCAGACCAATCTCCGAAACATCGTCGGTGACAAGACTCTTGATGAGTCTCTCACTGCGCGCGATCATATCAATACAACACTTCGTGTTGTCCTTGATGAAGCGACAAACGGCTGGGGAGTGAAGGTGACGAGAGTCGAAGTACAGAAAATTGATCCGCCTCCTGAGATCACAGAGGCGATGAGTCTGCAGATGAAAGCCGAGCGTGAAAAACGGGCTGCTATTTTACAGGCAGAAGGTGTGAGACAAAGTGATATCCTTCAGGCGGAAGGCCAAAAATCTGCTGACATTCTGGAAGCGGAGGGAGCTGCACAATCGAAACTTCTCAGGGCAAAAGCCGAAGCCGAAGCGATAAAACTTGTGGCTGATGCCGCAAACACGCACTTTGATGAGAAAGCACAAATCTGGCAAAGACTGCAGGTCTCAGGTGAAGTTTTGAAAAACAATACAAAATACGTCCTTCCGACAGGAAGTGAGATTGTCAACGTCCTCAATCTGGAAGGAAAAGATGACAATTTCACACCGATCAGGCATCCGAGAGCAAAATAA
- a CDS encoding NfeD family protein, translating to MPFSMDPFTVLIILGIAAIIIEIIIGAATGFELLVLGVVFILGGIVGMLTDSMPFALTTVVLLTLAYIFFARRLIQQSLHITTKKTNVESIIGKTARVVGDITPDEPGQVKIDGEVWRAEADSEFSKGDTVTIRSVSGVTVKVEKLT from the coding sequence ATGCCTTTTTCTATGGATCCGTTTACAGTCCTCATCATTCTCGGGATAGCTGCAATTATTATAGAGATCATAATCGGTGCCGCAACAGGTTTCGAACTTCTGGTACTCGGAGTTGTTTTTATACTGGGAGGGATTGTCGGAATGCTTACTGATTCAATGCCTTTTGCACTCACAACCGTTGTCCTCCTGACACTTGCATACATCTTTTTTGCCCGACGATTGATCCAGCAATCTCTTCATATCACCACAAAAAAAACGAATGTCGAATCAATCATCGGAAAGACTGCACGGGTCGTCGGAGATATCACTCCTGATGAACCGGGACAAGTCAAAATTGACGGAGAAGTCTGGAGAGCTGAGGCTGACTCGGAATTTTCAAAAGGAGATACGGTCACCATCAGATCTGTAAGCGGTGTTACTGTCAAGGTTGAGAAGCTCACATAA
- a CDS encoding sugar transferase, with translation MIQRIVAFVLFLLFSPFFLACALVIKVNSSGPFLFTQKRMGKNRKEFVIYKMRTMRENAEQIKENYAKLNESTGPVFKIRNDPRYTAIGKFLSHTGIDELPQLLNIIKGEMAFVGPRPLPVSEARVIPKKYHKRFEVLPGITSLWVVKGTHTLSFEEWMELDLWYANHKSWLVDLKIAFLTVLLLLKLLIRNLKAYIMRKT, from the coding sequence ATGATTCAACGTATCGTTGCCTTTGTTTTATTTCTTCTTTTTTCTCCTTTTTTTCTTGCCTGTGCGCTGGTGATCAAAGTTAATTCTTCAGGCCCGTTTCTTTTTACGCAGAAACGAATGGGGAAAAATCGCAAGGAATTTGTGATCTACAAAATGCGAACAATGCGGGAAAACGCTGAACAAATAAAAGAGAACTATGCGAAACTGAACGAATCCACAGGACCGGTTTTTAAAATCCGGAATGATCCACGTTATACGGCAATCGGAAAGTTCCTTTCACACACAGGAATTGATGAACTTCCTCAACTTCTCAACATCATCAAGGGAGAAATGGCATTTGTCGGACCGCGACCACTCCCGGTGAGTGAGGCAAGAGTGATTCCAAAAAAATATCATAAACGTTTCGAAGTCCTTCCCGGAATTACATCTCTGTGGGTTGTTAAAGGCACACATACGCTTTCATTTGAAGAATGGATGGAGCTTGATCTCTGGTACGCCAATCATAAATCGTGGCTTGTCGACTTGAAGATCGCATTTCTGACCGTATTACTTCTATTGAAGCTTTTGATTCGGAATCTGAAAGCATATATAATGAGAAAAACATGA
- a CDS encoding SGNH/GDSL hydrolase family protein, whose translation MSKTTLFIAIVGVQGVIALFLLYRIFSKPDVFGTAISVAPMSKELLKENVQSRLKHYYEPAPNSTIRDPDWSKLYHGEYRINGDSLREDQEYSVDKDADVFRIIALGDSWTYGLFVDGDNIWPEFLERKLNDSERCNVYEKYEVINLGFPGYDIQYGVERFRLRGQKYDPDLVIWLLKDDDFLEMRDRTSEKEAELIQEMKASGEYDALVKEGVPYPQAEKMYKFSLELRDEVGTDTFLQQQEEYFNEIFNYYDNKLVVMNLYIKDPKMLSILSRKVKEREMAVLSEFSNVTKIPDASFIPDDYHPTAKGHELLAEELFNQLYENNIIPCEE comes from the coding sequence ATGAGTAAAACAACACTATTTATAGCTATAGTAGGTGTACAGGGGGTCATTGCTCTGTTTCTTTTATATCGAATTTTTTCCAAACCGGATGTTTTCGGGACAGCTATCTCAGTTGCTCCGATGTCTAAGGAGTTGTTGAAAGAAAATGTCCAAAGTCGTCTTAAACACTATTATGAGCCGGCCCCAAACTCGACTATACGTGATCCTGACTGGTCAAAACTATATCATGGTGAGTACAGAATAAACGGTGATTCACTGCGTGAAGATCAGGAATATTCAGTAGACAAAGATGCAGATGTTTTCAGAATCATTGCATTAGGAGATTCTTGGACATACGGTCTGTTTGTAGACGGCGATAATATCTGGCCAGAATTTCTAGAGCGAAAACTAAATGATTCCGAGCGGTGTAATGTTTATGAAAAATATGAAGTCATCAATCTTGGTTTCCCCGGGTACGATATCCAATACGGAGTAGAGCGATTCAGACTCCGGGGACAGAAATATGATCCGGATTTAGTAATATGGCTGTTGAAAGACGATGATTTTTTGGAGATGAGAGATAGGACCAGCGAGAAAGAAGCAGAACTTATCCAGGAAATGAAGGCTTCAGGAGAGTATGACGCTCTCGTAAAAGAAGGCGTACCCTATCCGCAAGCCGAAAAGATGTATAAGTTTTCATTGGAGCTTAGAGATGAAGTCGGGACTGATACCTTTCTTCAGCAGCAAGAAGAATATTTTAACGAGATCTTTAACTATTACGATAATAAATTGGTGGTGATGAATCTTTATATCAAGGATCCGAAGATGTTGTCTATACTTTCCCGAAAGGTAAAAGAAAGAGAGATGGCCGTTTTATCCGAGTTCTCCAATGTAACTAAAATTCCTGACGCTTCATTTATCCCTGATGATTATCATCCTACGGCCAAGGGGCACGAGTTACTTGCGGAGGAATTATTCAACCAGCTCTATGAAAACAACATTATTCCCTGTGAAGAATAA
- a CDS encoding glycosyltransferase family 2 protein has translation MKPNITIITPTYNQGPFIADCIESVLAQTYPNWEMIIIDDHSTDDTSKIVPQYMKDEKRVRYIRHTRNWGVSKLRDTYNEALQKAQGEYVAILEGDDMWPKDKLETQLKAFDSQKVVLAYGDWVIIDKTNRGFYIGSYNKPIHQLNNIPRESIFKLFAQLDFSIIPVTVMIRKSALDEIGGFQSMSEYPFIDIPTIFTLARIGEFKYQQYILGYYRKHAGSTWYDYAKKTKTNFRNEIQYVLHRHMGGVSREVQKNIMPGNSDRRLESDFLHSIIFAKKSDIRVLAKKILDQKQGNIKIQLLAFISIIFPQLADSSLRMKFMVDHFIYSFFKQRHHE, from the coding sequence ATGAAACCGAACATTACAATTATTACTCCGACATATAATCAGGGTCCATTTATTGCTGACTGCATCGAAAGTGTTCTTGCACAGACATATCCCAACTGGGAGATGATTATTATTGATGATCACTCTACCGATGACACGAGTAAGATTGTCCCTCAATATATGAAAGACGAAAAGAGAGTAAGGTATATTCGGCATACTCGTAACTGGGGTGTTTCTAAACTGAGAGACACATATAATGAGGCTTTGCAGAAAGCACAAGGGGAATATGTCGCAATATTAGAAGGTGATGATATGTGGCCGAAAGACAAGCTGGAAACTCAATTAAAAGCTTTTGATTCTCAAAAGGTTGTTCTTGCATACGGTGATTGGGTAATTATTGACAAAACAAACAGAGGATTTTATATCGGTAGCTACAATAAACCGATACATCAATTAAATAATATCCCCCGAGAGTCAATTTTCAAATTATTCGCCCAATTGGATTTTTCTATTATTCCCGTCACCGTTATGATAAGAAAATCAGCCCTTGATGAAATAGGAGGATTTCAAAGCATGTCTGAATATCCTTTTATAGATATACCCACTATATTTACATTGGCTCGAATTGGAGAATTTAAGTACCAGCAGTATATACTAGGGTACTATCGAAAACATGCAGGTTCAACATGGTATGACTATGCAAAAAAAACGAAAACAAATTTCCGCAATGAAATACAATATGTACTGCATCGGCACATGGGAGGGGTGAGTAGAGAAGTACAAAAAAACATAATGCCAGGAAACTCAGATAGAAGACTGGAGAGTGATTTTTTACACTCTATTATTTTTGCAAAGAAATCGGATATAAGAGTGCTGGCAAAAAAAATTCTGGATCAAAAACAGGGTAATATAAAGATACAATTACTTGCTTTTATTTCGATTATTTTTCCGCAGCTTGCCGATAGCAGTCTGCGAATGAAGTTTATGGTGGATCATTTTATATATAGTTTTTTTAAACAGAGACATCATGAGTAA